The following proteins are co-located in the Myxococcus fulvus genome:
- a CDS encoding LysM peptidoglycan-binding domain-containing protein → MSVRNVSNRERDPSSYKIRERDTLSKIAKREGTTVDELARLNNLADPNKIRAGATLRLPGQRDGFDAAASTQNNQGLRRQPTQTTGDTFDAGTTAAAGITSPNVSGTQNGYRNIQDLGAFTRGGSNSEAAIVVGTSEGNRRPDGSTTSSYGGHTDPGNAKHNRGSFSYQGGGARSPDHADQIWNRELTNATPAYERAARAAGLDPNNALLASTFFDLHTQSPRAAQNFINREMPKLAQDPRGVTRDSLIDARVNAYRNDQGVLRAAGFDHSETRLRADQTRRETALVSALDARGYRTGNTDQAQPSNVPIPQPRPASERPTSDTVLPDNVPIPRPRPSSERPVTTTGGATPTDMNDTAQVAAATDRAAVQTRTPWISQYDASQVERAGDKACFRAATAMARQAGANVTSVDQRIQVATSEGPNGITVDRAAAERGRNYIDQQLAAGKPVVVGVNHKTGRNVGNADGITDHFVVITGRGTDAQGRTYYTFNDPATRNQSRGADTNANNRFYVDPNSGNLTRAGPRDGYVVGRQFDVTMVRPNA, encoded by the coding sequence ATGTCTGTCAGGAACGTCAGCAACCGCGAGCGCGACCCCAGCAGCTACAAGATTCGTGAGCGCGACACGCTCAGCAAGATCGCCAAGCGTGAGGGCACCACGGTCGACGAGCTGGCCCGGCTCAACAACCTGGCGGACCCGAACAAGATTCGCGCGGGAGCCACCCTGCGCCTGCCCGGCCAGCGCGACGGCTTCGACGCGGCCGCGTCCACGCAGAACAACCAGGGCCTGCGCCGCCAGCCGACGCAGACGACCGGCGACACCTTCGACGCGGGCACCACGGCGGCGGCGGGAATCACCTCCCCCAACGTGTCCGGCACGCAGAACGGCTACCGCAACATCCAGGACCTGGGCGCCTTCACGCGCGGCGGCTCCAACTCCGAGGCGGCCATCGTCGTCGGCACCTCCGAGGGCAACCGTCGCCCCGACGGCTCCACCACCTCCAGCTACGGCGGCCACACGGACCCGGGCAACGCGAAGCACAACCGCGGCTCGTTCTCCTACCAGGGCGGCGGCGCGCGCTCGCCGGACCACGCGGACCAGATCTGGAACCGCGAGCTGACCAATGCCACCCCCGCCTACGAGCGCGCCGCTCGCGCCGCGGGCCTGGACCCGAACAACGCGCTGCTCGCGTCCACGTTCTTCGACCTGCACACCCAGTCGCCTCGCGCCGCGCAGAACTTCATCAACCGCGAGATGCCCAAGCTGGCGCAGGACCCGCGCGGCGTCACCCGCGACTCGCTCATCGATGCGCGCGTGAACGCGTACCGCAACGACCAGGGCGTCCTGCGCGCCGCGGGCTTCGACCACAGCGAGACCCGCCTGCGCGCGGACCAGACGCGCCGCGAGACGGCGCTCGTGTCGGCGCTCGACGCGCGCGGCTACCGCACCGGCAACACCGACCAGGCGCAGCCGAGCAACGTCCCCATCCCGCAGCCGCGCCCGGCCTCCGAGCGTCCCACGTCGGACACGGTGCTGCCGGACAACGTGCCGATTCCCCGCCCGCGCCCGTCCTCGGAGCGCCCCGTCACCACGACCGGGGGCGCGACGCCCACGGACATGAACGACACCGCGCAGGTCGCGGCGGCCACGGACCGCGCCGCGGTGCAGACGCGCACCCCGTGGATCAGCCAGTACGACGCCTCGCAGGTGGAGCGCGCGGGTGACAAGGCGTGCTTCCGCGCCGCCACCGCGATGGCCCGCCAGGCCGGCGCCAACGTGACGAGCGTCGACCAGCGCATCCAGGTCGCCACCAGCGAGGGCCCCAACGGAATCACCGTGGACCGCGCGGCGGCGGAGCGTGGGCGCAACTACATCGACCAGCAGCTGGCCGCGGGCAAGCCGGTGGTCGTGGGTGTCAACCACAAGACGGGCCGCAATGTCGGCAACGCGGACGGCATCACGGACCACTTCGTGGTCATCACCGGCCGCGGCACGGACGCGCAGGGCCGCACCTACTACACGTTCAACGACCCGGCGACCCGCAACCAGAGCCGCGGTGCGGACACCAACGCGAACAACCGCTTCTACGTGGACCCCAACTCGGGGAACCTCACCCGCGCCGGTCCTCGCGACGGCTACGTGGTCGGCCGCCAGTTCGACGTGACGATGGTCCGCCCGAACGCGTAA
- a CDS encoding PH domain-containing protein, which translates to MADVPHAWLLRWLKVPSERQLPEGTVRVFNAAPAYLNYRRVLLALKQVGVLAGTVAGWLFISRWVPMILDFPYTRPLMYALEAFVWVGYLVMFPVSFFVIRLDYELRWYALTDRSLRVHEGVTSLREKTMTFANIQQISIQQNPLQRLLGIADVKVETAGGGSGGRSGDADLDPAEHLHEARFRGVSDPEAIRDAILERVRLHRDAGLGEPTELATRHEEPAAVGSTGSPVAAAQELLTEVRELRGALASRRAS; encoded by the coding sequence ATGGCTGACGTGCCCCATGCATGGCTGCTGCGCTGGCTGAAGGTGCCCTCCGAGCGCCAGCTCCCCGAGGGCACGGTGCGGGTGTTCAACGCGGCGCCCGCGTACCTGAACTACCGGCGGGTGCTGCTCGCGCTCAAGCAGGTGGGCGTGCTCGCGGGCACGGTGGCGGGCTGGTTGTTCATCAGCCGCTGGGTGCCGATGATTCTCGACTTCCCGTACACCCGGCCGCTCATGTACGCGCTCGAGGCGTTCGTGTGGGTGGGCTACCTGGTGATGTTCCCGGTGAGCTTCTTCGTCATCCGGCTGGACTACGAGCTGCGCTGGTACGCGCTCACGGACCGCAGCCTGCGCGTGCACGAGGGCGTCACGTCGCTGCGCGAGAAGACGATGACGTTCGCCAACATCCAGCAGATCTCCATCCAGCAGAATCCGCTCCAGCGGCTGCTCGGCATCGCGGACGTGAAGGTGGAGACGGCGGGCGGAGGCAGCGGCGGGCGCTCCGGCGACGCGGACCTGGACCCGGCCGAGCACCTGCACGAGGCGCGCTTCCGGGGCGTGAGCGACCCGGAGGCGATTCGGGACGCCATCCTGGAGCGCGTGCGCCTGCACCGCGACGCCGGCCTGGGCGAGCCCACGGAGCTCGCCACGCGGCACGAGGAGCCCGCCGCCGTGGGGAGCACCGGGTCCCCCGTGGCCGCGGCGCAGGAGCTGCTCACGGAGGTCCGGGAGCTTCGGGGCGCGCTCGCCTCGCGCCGCGCGTCGTGA
- a CDS encoding PH domain-containing protein yields the protein MIPGGPAISPRPPQHAMTPAKAASPWKLPVVLQPHQNLLANYLLGSLLAGPGFPILALIRYFKYRTLRYELDEEGITMRWGILFRREVSLTYARIQDIHLSSHVVERWLGLARILIQTASGSAQAEITIEGVQDFEVMRDLLYSKMRGARDTKTDAQAKPAARLPGESEALAAALREVAAEVRALRQELGTHAVTPEKTNG from the coding sequence ATGATTCCTGGCGGACCCGCCATCTCCCCGCGCCCGCCCCAGCACGCGATGACCCCCGCGAAAGCGGCCTCACCGTGGAAGCTGCCAGTGGTGCTCCAGCCCCACCAGAACCTCCTGGCGAACTACCTGCTGGGCTCGCTGCTCGCGGGGCCGGGCTTCCCCATCCTCGCGCTCATCCGCTACTTCAAGTACCGCACGCTGCGCTACGAGCTGGACGAGGAGGGCATCACCATGCGGTGGGGCATCCTCTTCCGCCGCGAGGTGTCCCTCACGTACGCGCGCATCCAGGACATCCACCTGTCCAGCCACGTGGTGGAGCGCTGGCTGGGACTCGCGCGCATCCTCATCCAGACGGCCAGCGGCAGCGCCCAGGCGGAGATCACCATCGAGGGCGTGCAGGACTTCGAGGTGATGCGCGATTTGCTCTACTCGAAGATGCGCGGCGCGCGGGACACGAAGACGGACGCGCAGGCGAAGCCCGCCGCGCGGCTGCCCGGCGAGTCGGAGGCGCTGGCCGCCGCGCTGCGCGAGGTCGCCGCGGAGGTGCGCGCGCTGCGACAGGAGCTGGGCACCCACGCCGTCACCCCGGAGAAGACGAATGGCTGA
- a CDS encoding GNAT family N-acetyltransferase, with translation MVEVRKFEGDAQDASGFVNRVWGEHYAAQGPLTNFQPRLLDWWLFANPLATAEYRLGAYVRGKLAGVLFAEPLRLRLGGQDVEGTYGSWLSVDPAFRGERLGQKLVEEMGARQRERGAALMLGCVGLGSVGERFWKRTEHTRVFGSLGLWLHVFDPAAVARWASSAPERAFFSLVSRLPRRRPVDLDTHGIRPYRPEDLPACMALVQQSMEQVNLGYGYTAERLAHQLQFRDIPRTLVLERNGTVRGLINSYTLQMNARGALDISLIDLLALDASVPREERKRFLRVAMRDMAARGAHCSAMVRSPCVPAGLMLGAGWVPWSGGMRIVCTLTSPDLLWPTSPRVFTHLR, from the coding sequence ATGGTTGAGGTGCGGAAGTTCGAGGGGGACGCCCAGGACGCGTCCGGTTTCGTCAACCGCGTCTGGGGAGAGCACTACGCGGCCCAGGGACCGCTGACGAACTTCCAGCCGCGCCTGCTCGACTGGTGGCTCTTCGCCAACCCGCTCGCCACCGCCGAGTATCGCCTGGGGGCCTACGTGCGCGGGAAGCTGGCGGGGGTCCTCTTCGCGGAGCCGCTTAGGCTCCGGCTCGGGGGCCAGGACGTCGAAGGCACCTACGGGAGCTGGTTGAGCGTGGACCCGGCGTTCCGGGGCGAGCGCCTGGGCCAGAAGCTCGTCGAGGAGATGGGGGCACGTCAGCGTGAGCGCGGCGCGGCCCTGATGTTGGGGTGTGTGGGGCTCGGCTCGGTGGGAGAGCGCTTCTGGAAGAGGACGGAGCACACCCGGGTCTTCGGCTCGCTGGGGTTGTGGCTGCACGTCTTCGACCCGGCCGCGGTGGCCCGCTGGGCGTCGTCCGCTCCTGAGCGCGCCTTCTTCTCCCTGGTCAGCCGGCTGCCGCGGAGGCGGCCCGTCGACCTGGACACCCACGGCATCCGCCCCTATCGCCCCGAGGACCTGCCCGCCTGCATGGCGCTGGTCCAGCAGTCCATGGAGCAGGTGAACCTGGGGTACGGCTACACGGCGGAGCGACTGGCCCACCAGCTCCAGTTCCGTGACATCCCTCGCACCCTCGTGCTGGAGCGCAACGGGACCGTGCGAGGGCTGATCAATTCCTACACGCTCCAGATGAACGCTCGGGGCGCGCTGGACATCTCCCTCATCGACCTCCTGGCGCTGGATGCGTCGGTGCCGCGCGAGGAGCGCAAGCGCTTCCTGCGTGTCGCCATGCGGGACATGGCGGCGCGAGGAGCCCACTGCTCGGCGATGGTCCGCAGCCCCTGTGTCCCCGCCGGGCTGATGCTCGGGGCGGGCTGGGTGCCCTGGTCCGGGGGCATGCGCATCGTCTGCACGCTGACCTCGCCGGACCTGCTGTGGCCCACCTCGCCCCGCGTCTTCACGCACCTGCGCTGA
- a CDS encoding ATP-grasp domain-containing protein, translating to MNFVFISPHFPSHFFHFVTALRERGVTVLGIGDAPYESLRQELRDSLREYYFVPSLHDEDALTRAAGYLTWRHGRLERIDSLNESWLEVEARLREDFHVPGLHPADIHRMRSKSGMAQVFQQAGVPHPDLIRVRDAAQVKEFATRVGYPLVLKPDVGVGAANTFKVASDADVDAALAHPLPTTYVAQPFVRGTIVTYDGIVDRHGVIVFTLSHEYSDGGMETVVERRDISFWSHLEIPPALDVLGRQVVAAFGLRERWFHLEFFRLPDGRFVVLEANLRPPGGFIPDMMNYTCDIDVYRLWARVMTGDPVADFRYTPRYHVCHSARRHGRRYLHSHDEVVKRLGPAFLLHRELPPIYHSLLGEEMYLSRHTDLDAMQDAVRFIQATKK from the coding sequence ATGAACTTCGTCTTCATCTCTCCGCACTTCCCGTCCCACTTCTTCCACTTCGTCACCGCGCTGCGCGAGCGGGGCGTGACGGTGCTGGGCATCGGTGACGCGCCCTACGAGTCCCTGCGCCAGGAGCTGCGCGACTCGCTGCGCGAGTACTACTTCGTCCCCAGCCTGCACGACGAGGACGCGCTCACCCGGGCGGCGGGCTACCTCACCTGGCGGCACGGGCGGCTGGAGCGCATCGACTCGCTCAACGAATCCTGGCTCGAGGTCGAGGCGCGCCTGCGCGAGGACTTCCACGTCCCCGGCCTCCACCCCGCGGACATCCACCGCATGCGCTCGAAGTCGGGCATGGCGCAGGTGTTCCAGCAGGCGGGCGTGCCCCATCCGGACCTCATCCGCGTGCGCGACGCGGCGCAGGTGAAGGAGTTCGCCACGCGCGTGGGCTACCCGCTGGTGCTCAAGCCCGACGTGGGCGTGGGCGCCGCCAACACCTTCAAGGTCGCGAGCGACGCGGACGTGGACGCGGCCCTGGCCCACCCGCTGCCCACGACCTATGTCGCGCAGCCCTTCGTGCGCGGCACCATCGTCACCTACGACGGAATCGTGGACCGCCACGGCGTCATCGTCTTCACGCTCAGCCACGAGTACAGCGACGGCGGCATGGAGACGGTGGTGGAGCGGCGCGACATCTCCTTCTGGAGCCACCTGGAGATTCCCCCCGCGCTGGACGTGCTCGGCCGTCAGGTGGTGGCCGCCTTCGGCCTGCGCGAGCGCTGGTTCCACCTGGAGTTCTTCCGACTGCCCGATGGCCGCTTCGTGGTGCTGGAGGCCAACCTGCGGCCGCCCGGCGGCTTCATCCCGGACATGATGAACTACACGTGCGACATCGACGTGTACCGGCTCTGGGCGCGGGTGATGACGGGGGACCCGGTGGCGGACTTCCGCTACACGCCGCGCTACCACGTGTGTCACAGCGCCAGGCGCCACGGTCGGCGCTACCTGCACTCGCACGACGAGGTGGTGAAGCGGCTGGGGCCCGCGTTCCTGCTGCACCGCGAGCTGCCGCCCATCTACCACTCCCTCCTGGGCGAGGAGATGTACCTGTCCCGGCACACCGACCTGGACGCGATGCAGGACGCGGTGCGCTTCATCCAGGCGACGAAGAAGTGA
- a CDS encoding TIGR02265 family protein, whose product MKQATPVPLELRIVYSQVVEGLLQHGLSGRVSPRLQKRLKQAGVDVEKPLLPTYPVVMWSHCLRIIVEETWPGLPLEEGFRQLAAAHVEGYGRTFIGRAVFGVMRLLGPRRLVLRLPQTLRATDNYTEVQLVEKSPTEFEMRMNSVLDCPGYSEALFENMLRVGGAESPKVTTLSVEEDHTTYLLTWKER is encoded by the coding sequence GTGAAGCAAGCAACCCCCGTCCCCCTCGAGCTGCGCATCGTCTACTCCCAGGTCGTGGAGGGCCTCCTGCAGCACGGGCTCTCCGGCCGCGTTTCGCCCCGGCTGCAGAAGCGGCTCAAGCAGGCCGGCGTCGACGTCGAGAAGCCGCTGCTCCCCACCTACCCGGTGGTGATGTGGAGCCACTGCCTGCGCATCATCGTGGAGGAGACCTGGCCCGGCCTCCCGCTGGAGGAGGGCTTCCGTCAGCTCGCCGCCGCGCACGTGGAGGGCTACGGGCGCACGTTCATCGGCCGCGCGGTGTTCGGCGTCATGCGGCTGCTCGGCCCCCGGCGGCTGGTGCTGCGGCTGCCCCAGACGCTGCGCGCCACGGACAACTACACCGAGGTGCAGCTGGTGGAGAAAAGCCCCACCGAGTTCGAGATGCGGATGAACTCCGTGCTGGACTGCCCCGGCTACTCGGAGGCCCTCTTCGAGAACATGCTGCGCGTGGGCGGCGCCGAGTCCCCCAAGGTGACGACGCTGTCCGTGGAGGAGGACCACACCACGTACCTGCTCACGTGGAAGGAGCGCTGA
- a CDS encoding alpha/beta hydrolase produces MGHVHIVRDLPSPQEGFSRTVRIYTPEAYDSMPWHRFPVLYMHDGQNVFAHPESALFDTWCANLALEQAVDSGHLEPWIIVAVDSGQGRLQEYSPWDDASGRVKARGESYARFLVEHLKPLVDQHYRTREGAEWTGAMGSSLGGLMSLYLGSRYPNIFGRIGALSPTVMWSNSRLFSEWGTHPRRWTRIYLDAGEQEFIHADGVPLDYGRGTRAFYEHLKTLGYADHEVSLVLEPGGEHHERDWQRRLPLAMRWLLA; encoded by the coding sequence ATGGGCCACGTCCACATCGTCCGAGACCTTCCCTCCCCCCAGGAGGGCTTCTCCCGCACCGTGCGCATCTACACGCCGGAGGCGTACGACTCGATGCCCTGGCATCGCTTCCCCGTGCTGTACATGCACGACGGGCAGAACGTCTTCGCCCATCCGGAGTCCGCGCTCTTCGACACCTGGTGCGCCAACCTCGCGCTCGAACAGGCGGTGGACTCGGGCCACCTGGAGCCGTGGATCATCGTCGCGGTGGACTCGGGCCAGGGGCGGCTCCAGGAGTACTCGCCCTGGGACGACGCGAGCGGCCGGGTGAAGGCGCGCGGCGAGTCCTACGCCCGCTTCCTCGTCGAACACTTGAAGCCCCTGGTCGACCAGCACTACCGCACCCGCGAGGGCGCCGAGTGGACGGGCGCCATGGGCTCGTCGCTCGGCGGGCTGATGTCGCTGTACCTGGGCTCGCGCTACCCGAACATCTTCGGCCGCATCGGCGCGCTGTCGCCCACCGTCATGTGGAGCAACAGCCGGCTGTTCTCCGAGTGGGGAACCCACCCGCGCCGCTGGACGCGCATCTACCTGGACGCCGGCGAGCAGGAGTTCATCCACGCCGACGGCGTCCCGCTCGACTACGGCCGCGGCACGCGCGCCTTCTACGAGCACCTCAAGACGCTGGGCTACGCGGACCACGAGGTGTCGCTGGTGCTGGAGCCGGGCGGTGAACACCACGAGCGGGACTGGCAGCGTCGGCTGCCCCTGGCGATGCGCTGGCTCTTGGCGTGA
- a CDS encoding lamin tail domain-containing protein, whose protein sequence is MSRWGWWLCVVGLSGCGAPAEEWAEDACSDLLPGDVVITEYLNDPDGTDTGREYVELHNPHSVPVSLEGLTLHASRSDGSQEKTFLFDEPLSLAPGDYLVLGDVREGTVPAHVDLSYGDALGALGNASGRLGLRCGSRVMDEVPLTAPSKSGVARVYDGRLVPDSAGNDDPTRWCDSVGSTVGGSFQGSPGAANALCAPTEGASGGDGGVEKCSLLDGLAARPVRWPRVGELVITELMVNPIGDDTSAEWVEVLALAPVDLNGLTVGSDTVGTRLQGTQCLSLPAGGYALLARRAEAVLNGGLPTPLATFGVDLRNSGGVVRVRAGEVVVDAVEYGPAREGVATQLSAERANASDNDSPSSWCPARERHGERGNLGTPGRVNTRCAEGDADAGASDGGGQDAGPSDGGRDAGPTSDAGPRDAGPPDAGPPDAGPPGSTCIDRITGRARAVRVPEVGSIVLTEFMADPTVVADGVGEWVEVLTTREVDLNGITLMNESGASTTLEAALCLSLKTGTRAVLARSLDPSLNGGLPAVLATFSFNLANTAGARSLRLMKDGRALDAITWSNAATPGVSWQVDPASSDAQRNDLPGSFCAAPSSARYGLGDRGTPGLENRACPR, encoded by the coding sequence GTGAGTCGTTGGGGATGGTGGTTGTGCGTGGTGGGGTTGAGTGGCTGTGGGGCGCCGGCGGAGGAGTGGGCGGAGGACGCCTGCTCGGACCTGTTGCCGGGGGACGTCGTCATCACCGAGTACTTGAACGACCCCGACGGAACGGACACGGGGCGCGAGTACGTGGAGTTGCACAATCCGCACTCGGTGCCGGTGAGCCTGGAGGGCCTGACGCTCCATGCATCGCGCTCGGATGGCTCACAGGAGAAGACCTTCCTGTTCGACGAGCCGCTGTCGTTGGCACCCGGTGACTACCTGGTGCTGGGCGACGTTCGCGAGGGGACCGTGCCCGCGCACGTGGACCTGTCCTATGGGGATGCGCTGGGAGCGCTGGGGAACGCGTCGGGACGACTGGGGCTGCGGTGCGGTTCCCGGGTGATGGATGAAGTTCCGCTCACGGCGCCCTCGAAGAGCGGTGTCGCGCGTGTGTACGACGGGCGACTGGTGCCGGACTCCGCCGGCAACGACGACCCGACGCGCTGGTGTGATTCCGTGGGCTCCACCGTGGGTGGCTCGTTCCAGGGGAGTCCGGGCGCGGCGAACGCGCTCTGTGCTCCGACGGAAGGTGCCTCGGGAGGCGATGGGGGCGTGGAGAAATGCTCTCTGCTGGACGGGCTGGCGGCGCGTCCGGTGCGGTGGCCTCGCGTGGGGGAGTTGGTCATCACCGAGTTGATGGTGAACCCCATCGGCGATGACACCTCTGCCGAGTGGGTGGAGGTCCTGGCCCTGGCGCCGGTGGACCTGAATGGATTGACGGTGGGCTCGGACACCGTGGGGACGCGGCTGCAGGGGACGCAATGTCTGTCGCTCCCGGCGGGAGGGTACGCACTGCTGGCCCGTCGCGCGGAAGCGGTCCTGAACGGAGGGCTGCCCACGCCGCTGGCCACGTTCGGTGTGGACCTCCGCAACTCGGGCGGTGTCGTGCGCGTGCGTGCAGGGGAGGTGGTCGTGGACGCGGTCGAGTACGGACCCGCACGGGAAGGCGTGGCGACCCAGTTGTCGGCGGAACGGGCGAATGCGTCCGACAACGATTCACCGTCGTCCTGGTGCCCTGCACGCGAGCGCCATGGCGAGCGCGGCAACCTGGGAACTCCGGGACGGGTGAACACCCGATGCGCCGAGGGTGACGCAGACGCAGGCGCTTCGGATGGCGGAGGACAGGATGCCGGTCCATCGGATGGCGGACGCGATGCAGGTCCGACCTCGGACGCAGGGCCTCGCGACGCCGGTCCGCCGGATGCTGGACCGCCCGACGCCGGTCCTCCTGGCTCCACTTGCATCGACCGAATCACGGGACGCGCTCGCGCGGTCAGGGTTCCGGAGGTCGGCTCCATCGTCCTCACGGAGTTCATGGCGGACCCGACCGTGGTCGCCGACGGCGTGGGCGAATGGGTCGAGGTCCTCACGACACGCGAGGTGGACCTCAACGGAATCACGCTGATGAACGAGAGCGGGGCGAGCACGACGCTCGAAGCCGCGCTCTGTTTGTCGCTGAAGACAGGCACCCGCGCGGTGCTCGCGCGCAGCCTGGACCCTTCGCTCAACGGGGGCTTGCCGGCGGTGCTGGCCACCTTCTCCTTCAACCTCGCCAACACCGCGGGAGCCCGCTCGCTCCGGTTGATGAAAGACGGCCGGGCGCTGGACGCCATCACCTGGTCGAACGCCGCGACGCCGGGCGTATCCTGGCAGGTGGACCCCGCGAGCAGCGACGCCCAGCGCAATGACCTGCCGGGAAGCTTCTGCGCCGCGCCTTCGAGCGCGCGCTATGGCCTGGGAGACCGGGGCACACCGGGACTGGAGAACCGCGCATGCCCGCGCTGA
- a CDS encoding thermonuclease family protein, whose protein sequence is MPALNHVPPSRWFVLLTAWLVTSALGCGADPGGTCGPSTGLVTEVLDGDTLVLEGGGRVRYLLADTPESTAGKHECFGREAHAFNRSLVEGRHVTLVDAEACEDRFGRRLAYVFVDDRDVSALLVERGLACVLHVPPAGDSRRQEFEALEAQARRARRGLWGACSPVPCA, encoded by the coding sequence ATGCCCGCGCTGAACCACGTCCCACCGTCACGGTGGTTCGTCCTCCTGACGGCATGGCTCGTCACGAGCGCCCTCGGGTGCGGTGCGGACCCCGGTGGCACGTGTGGACCCTCGACGGGGCTCGTGACGGAGGTCCTCGACGGTGACACCCTCGTCCTGGAGGGCGGCGGGCGTGTCCGCTATCTGCTCGCGGACACCCCGGAGAGCACGGCGGGCAAGCACGAGTGCTTCGGCCGCGAGGCGCACGCGTTCAACCGGAGCCTCGTCGAAGGTCGCCACGTGACACTCGTCGACGCGGAGGCATGTGAGGACCGCTTCGGTCGCCGGCTCGCCTACGTCTTCGTCGACGACCGCGACGTGAGCGCGCTGCTCGTGGAGCGGGGCCTCGCCTGTGTGCTCCATGTCCCGCCCGCGGGTGACTCACGTCGCCAGGAATTCGAGGCCCTGGAGGCCCAGGCCCGGCGTGCCCGACGTGGCTTGTGGGGCGCCTGCTCGCCGGTGCCCTGCGCATGA